A genomic region of Halostagnicola larsenii XH-48 contains the following coding sequences:
- a CDS encoding YqcI/YcgG family protein, whose protein sequence is MTETGLLFDRSELQDAIETGELLAWKKKRYLEFKETMESTRYPCHFAVNAERNHTARYLFVGDVGDRDALLKVREGLRQYLERYQSIAERTTLVIFFKPPPEEQREQRYRDQFWRVLEFLNERDPEPWPSDVPADPDDPEWEFCFAGESMFIVGRAPFYTNRKSRYTQDGLEITVQPRRILEDVTGDTKEGRRARSVIRDRLEDYDDDAPHPDIGDYGDPDTREWKQYLLPTSNEESLDEFPFEIDTKRS, encoded by the coding sequence ATGACGGAGACGGGGCTACTGTTCGATCGATCCGAATTGCAAGACGCGATAGAAACGGGAGAGCTACTCGCGTGGAAGAAAAAGCGATATCTCGAGTTCAAAGAGACGATGGAGAGCACTCGGTATCCGTGTCACTTCGCGGTGAACGCTGAACGTAACCATACCGCCCGATACCTCTTCGTGGGAGACGTTGGCGACCGCGACGCACTCCTCAAAGTGAGAGAGGGGTTGCGACAATACCTCGAGCGGTATCAGTCGATAGCCGAACGAACGACTCTGGTGATATTTTTCAAGCCTCCGCCCGAGGAACAGCGCGAGCAGAGATATCGTGATCAGTTCTGGAGAGTTCTCGAGTTCCTCAACGAACGGGATCCGGAGCCATGGCCCAGCGACGTTCCCGCGGACCCGGATGATCCTGAGTGGGAATTTTGCTTCGCTGGAGAATCCATGTTCATCGTCGGGCGCGCTCCGTTCTATACGAATCGAAAGAGCAGGTATACGCAAGACGGACTGGAAATAACGGTCCAGCCACGGAGAATCCTCGAGGATGTTACCGGAGACACGAAAGAAGGCCGACGTGCTCGTTCGGTTATCAGAGATCGGTTAGAGGACTACGACGATGACGCACCGCATCCCGACATCGGAGATTACGGCGATCCCGATACTCGAGAGTGGAAACAATATCTCCTTCCAACGTCCAACGAGGAGAGTTTGGATGAATTCCCCTTTGAGATAGATACGAAACGATCGTAG
- the cysC gene encoding adenylyl-sulfate kinase, with the protein MSGETIWLFGLPCSGKTTLAEGLIGPNTVHLDGDYLRNTLNSDLGFSKEDRTENLRRAAGVAQALNEQGFDVVASFITPYRSQRELIAEKLEDVSFVYVNAPVEVCEERDVKGMYEQAHSGEIDGFTGVDAPFEEPEEIELEVRTARHSKEKTIEKINAELDLKFDPSHIFIGRWQPLHDGHRTIIDSAADNGKDVVVAIRDTELSEENPLTAQERRELIEDVYEDYPNVRTMIIPDVDTVAIGRNVGYSVVSVPDEVAEISGTETREEYGKSDLLAGRHFED; encoded by the coding sequence ATGTCTGGAGAAACCATCTGGCTCTTCGGACTGCCGTGTTCCGGAAAGACGACGCTCGCCGAAGGGTTGATCGGCCCGAATACGGTCCATCTGGACGGCGATTATCTCCGGAACACCCTCAATTCCGATCTCGGGTTTTCGAAGGAGGATCGAACCGAGAACCTCAGACGAGCTGCCGGGGTTGCACAGGCCTTGAACGAACAGGGGTTCGATGTCGTCGCGTCGTTCATCACACCGTACCGTTCTCAGCGGGAACTGATCGCCGAGAAACTCGAGGACGTCTCGTTCGTATACGTCAACGCGCCCGTCGAAGTGTGCGAAGAACGCGACGTGAAGGGAATGTACGAACAAGCCCACAGCGGAGAGATCGATGGCTTTACCGGTGTTGATGCGCCGTTCGAGGAGCCGGAGGAGATCGAACTCGAAGTTCGGACGGCGAGACACTCGAAAGAAAAGACCATCGAGAAGATTAACGCGGAACTGGACCTCAAGTTCGATCCGAGCCACATTTTCATCGGTCGGTGGCAACCGCTTCACGATGGCCACCGAACGATCATCGATTCGGCCGCCGATAATGGAAAGGACGTCGTCGTCGCCATCCGCGACACCGAACTCAGCGAGGAAAATCCACTCACTGCACAGGAACGTCGAGAGCTAATCGAGGACGTCTACGAGGACTATCCGAACGTCCGGACGATGATCATTCCGGACGTCGATACCGTCGCTATCGGGCGGAACGTCGGATACTCGGTCGTCTCGGTCCCCGATGAGGTCGCAGAGATAAGCGGAACCGAGACGCGCGAGGAATACGGGAAAAGCGACCTCCTCGCGGGACGGCACTTCGAGGACTGA
- a CDS encoding sulfotransferase, which produces MSLEDPPIDHREQATQNYERIQNEVISEAKRSILSEYRVDDFDSVLFITSAPRGGSSLLFDILRHHERTCSLDGEHDRWYTLNGICYPAFDSDVVPPDFESFDREKLLTDLLAEVGATERSGDRAHRVDNTLVRLPLQFPNRELPYERIREQLLEGVSLKKILEGFGIAPLQYDEYAERDADSPFETETIEDRPFVSSHRHKRGLTVDDFERTLILKASGDAYRLPWIREQLFPETDSKVVHLTRNPAASINGLYDGWQLHRGFQTYDVGDLDIDGYDGSLWCYDLPPGWVREGNLIDICLMQWTQAHRHILDGRDAFEDVLRVRFEDVLTDTESTITEIVEFADLGESALLSENVESPNKVMTTKEPRRARWRDREDLVMSALERADETYTGVLEELEYTEEREWI; this is translated from the coding sequence GTGAGTCTCGAAGATCCGCCGATCGATCACCGAGAGCAGGCCACACAGAACTACGAACGGATACAAAACGAGGTGATTTCGGAGGCGAAACGATCGATTCTCTCGGAGTATCGGGTTGATGACTTCGATAGTGTGCTGTTTATCACGTCGGCTCCGAGAGGGGGGAGTAGCCTCCTTTTCGATATCCTTCGACACCATGAACGAACCTGTAGCCTCGATGGCGAACACGACCGATGGTACACGCTGAACGGGATCTGTTACCCGGCGTTCGATTCCGATGTCGTTCCGCCCGACTTCGAATCGTTCGATAGGGAAAAACTCCTGACGGATCTTCTCGCCGAAGTCGGTGCAACCGAACGCTCCGGCGACCGAGCGCATCGTGTAGACAACACGCTCGTCCGGCTTCCGTTGCAATTTCCGAATCGAGAGCTTCCATACGAGCGGATACGCGAACAGTTGCTCGAGGGGGTCTCGCTGAAGAAGATACTCGAGGGGTTCGGAATCGCGCCATTGCAGTACGATGAGTATGCAGAGCGAGACGCAGACAGCCCGTTCGAAACCGAAACTATCGAGGACCGGCCGTTCGTCTCCTCGCACAGGCACAAGCGCGGTCTCACGGTCGACGATTTCGAGCGGACGCTCATCCTGAAAGCAAGCGGCGACGCGTACCGACTGCCGTGGATCCGCGAGCAGCTATTTCCCGAGACCGATAGCAAAGTCGTCCACCTCACACGAAACCCAGCGGCGTCGATCAACGGCCTCTACGACGGGTGGCAGTTGCACAGGGGGTTCCAGACGTACGATGTAGGCGATCTCGACATCGACGGATACGATGGCTCGCTGTGGTGCTACGATCTCCCGCCGGGGTGGGTTCGCGAAGGAAACCTCATCGACATCTGTCTGATGCAGTGGACCCAGGCCCATCGCCATATTCTCGACGGTCGCGACGCGTTCGAGGACGTTCTTCGAGTCAGGTTCGAGGACGTTCTCACCGATACCGAGTCCACGATCACGGAGATCGTCGAATTCGCGGACCTCGGTGAGTCGGCGCTGCTTTCCGAGAACGTCGAAAGCCCAAATAAGGTGATGACGACGAAAGAACCGCGACGCGCTCGCTGGCGAGACAGGGAGGACCTCGTCATGAGTGCGCTTGAGCGAGCCGACGAGACGTATACCGGGGTACTCGAGGAACTGGAATACACGGAGGAACGGGAATGGATCTGA
- a CDS encoding helix-turn-helix transcriptional regulator encodes MDNNLRVKRAEEEITQQELANAVDVSRQTIYAIEKSKYDPSLKLAFKLARYFDCSIEDIFDPNFD; translated from the coding sequence ATGGATAATAATCTTCGCGTTAAACGTGCGGAGGAAGAAATAACGCAGCAAGAACTCGCAAATGCGGTTGATGTAAGCCGTCAGACAATCTATGCAATAGAAAAATCAAAGTATGACCCTTCACTGAAGTTAGCATTCAAACTTGCAAGGTATTTCGACTGCTCAATAGAGGATATATTTGACCCGAATTTTGACTAA
- a CDS encoding iron chaperone: MSKPKDVDSYIANADKEARPTLEELREIINSTVPEAEEGIKYDVPFYVFNGTHVGFTAFKNHATFGIGADALRSEDREMLEEKGYKTGKETIQIQYDQAVPTTEITQLLEPKVEEARKAQ; the protein is encoded by the coding sequence ATGTCAAAGCCAAAGGATGTCGATTCATACATTGCCAATGCAGACAAAGAAGCCCGTCCGACGCTCGAAGAACTCCGCGAAATAATCAACTCGACTGTTCCAGAAGCGGAGGAAGGTATAAAATACGACGTGCCGTTCTATGTGTTTAACGGCACTCACGTTGGGTTTACCGCGTTTAAGAACCACGCTACCTTTGGAATCGGTGCAGACGCGCTTCGGAGTGAAGACCGCGAAATGCTCGAAGAAAAAGGGTACAAAACAGGAAAAGAGACCATACAAATCCAGTACGACCAGGCGGTGCCGACCACAGAGATAACGCAGCTTCTGGAACCGAAAGTAGAAGAAGCCAGAAAAGCGCAGTAA
- a CDS encoding PhiH1 repressor gives MRPVDEKILETMRDEGNMTPSALEQLDVTVANYASNRLSKMANYGLVERVAQGLYRITKEGAAFLDEELDAGELESAEDSE, from the coding sequence ATGCGTCCAGTCGACGAAAAAATACTCGAGACCATGCGGGACGAGGGGAATATGACTCCCAGTGCGCTCGAGCAACTGGATGTAACCGTCGCCAACTACGCAAGCAACCGCCTCTCGAAAATGGCCAACTATGGGCTCGTTGAGCGTGTCGCTCAGGGGCTTTACAGGATTACGAAAGAAGGAGCGGCATTTCTTGATGAGGAACTTGATGCGGGTGAACTCGAGTCTGCCGAAGATTCCGAATAA
- a CDS encoding alkaline phosphatase codes for MQRRKFITALGATGLLATGTASARTNGNGKSRGRGRHPNGDDGIENVIVLIGDGMGFDPIEVTSVVHGDLALQSMTGVGYTRTNSLSGEVTDSAAAGTALATGQKAYNGQISVHGDADAGEDDVTPLATQLEIAQSIGKSTGLVSTTRITHATPAVYASHVPDRGMEAEIAAQLVESDVDVLFGGGRQEFDDETLDRAESEGYELLYDADDLGSASGEKLLGLFDDSHVTYTLDRDDSIPALPEMTAAAVDHLERGDDGFFLMVEGGRIDHAEHGNDAQSAVAETKEFDEVVDWALEYVEDRDDTLVVVASDHETGGMATGDGYGSPIETDAIANAEASNAAIAAAIEDGADIREAVETHVDVDLTDDDVERIEEATEESGAYALSNELGAVVSQHLGVAWASNVHTGPAQTVMAAGPDVDPFDGWFHHVDLSATVTALLLFGRLGEVSKRQREAWERTVTKRDPRGTRDAYMALQHVGPVTDDVTAALDVDDDGVVDYRDVVAILDGEVSKPPLRKKHRKRRRTPDPMHGI; via the coding sequence ATGCAACGACGAAAATTCATCACGGCGCTCGGCGCAACGGGACTGCTCGCGACCGGAACCGCGAGCGCACGGACGAACGGCAACGGGAAATCGAGGGGACGGGGACGCCATCCAAACGGCGACGATGGGATCGAGAACGTCATCGTATTGATCGGTGATGGCATGGGTTTCGATCCGATCGAAGTGACCTCGGTGGTCCACGGCGACCTCGCGTTGCAGTCGATGACCGGCGTCGGATACACCCGGACGAACTCCCTGAGCGGTGAGGTAACTGACTCGGCGGCGGCGGGGACGGCCCTCGCCACCGGACAAAAGGCGTACAACGGGCAAATATCGGTCCACGGCGACGCAGATGCGGGCGAGGACGACGTGACACCGCTGGCGACACAGCTCGAGATCGCCCAGTCGATAGGAAAGTCGACGGGGCTCGTATCGACGACGCGGATCACGCACGCGACGCCCGCGGTGTACGCCTCACACGTCCCTGACCGCGGCATGGAAGCGGAGATCGCCGCGCAACTCGTCGAGTCCGACGTCGACGTTCTGTTTGGCGGCGGCCGTCAAGAGTTCGACGACGAAACTCTCGATCGCGCCGAAAGCGAGGGGTACGAACTCCTCTACGACGCAGACGACCTCGGCTCGGCGAGCGGCGAGAAGCTCCTCGGCCTGTTCGACGACAGTCACGTCACCTACACGCTCGATCGGGACGACTCGATCCCGGCCCTGCCCGAGATGACCGCCGCGGCGGTGGACCACCTGGAACGGGGCGACGACGGATTCTTCCTGATGGTCGAAGGCGGTCGTATCGACCACGCCGAACACGGCAACGACGCGCAATCGGCCGTCGCCGAGACGAAGGAGTTCGACGAGGTCGTCGACTGGGCGCTCGAGTACGTCGAGGACCGCGACGATACGCTCGTGGTCGTCGCCTCCGACCACGAGACGGGCGGGATGGCGACCGGCGACGGCTACGGCTCGCCGATCGAGACCGACGCGATCGCGAACGCGGAGGCGAGCAACGCCGCGATCGCCGCCGCGATCGAAGACGGCGCGGACATTCGCGAGGCGGTCGAAACTCACGTCGACGTCGACCTGACCGACGACGATGTCGAGCGGATCGAGGAGGCGACCGAGGAGTCGGGCGCGTACGCGCTCTCGAACGAACTTGGTGCCGTCGTCTCTCAGCACCTCGGCGTCGCGTGGGCGTCGAACGTCCACACCGGCCCGGCCCAGACCGTCATGGCCGCCGGGCCGGACGTCGATCCGTTCGACGGCTGGTTCCACCACGTCGACCTCTCGGCGACGGTCACCGCCCTGTTGCTGTTCGGCCGACTCGGCGAGGTCTCCAAGAGACAACGCGAGGCCTGGGAGCGGACCGTGACTAAAAGGGACCCGCGGGGCACCCGCGACGCCTACATGGCGCTCCAGCACGTCGGTCCCGTCACCGACGACGTGACCGCCGCGCTCGACGTCGACGACGACGGCGTCGTCGACTACCGCGACGTCGTCGCCATCCTCGACGGCGAGGTTTCCAAACCGCCGTTGAGAAAGAAACACCGCAAGCGTCGCCGGACGCCCGATCCGATGCACGGGATCTGA
- a CDS encoding DsrE/DsrF/DrsH-like family protein has protein sequence MSTDNQTAPVDDGNVETDAAELQALRERVDELEASIAAVDAGDDRKKMTIVATQGTFDMAYPPLILASTAAAFGWEVVVFHTFWGLDILHEEKSKDLKLSAVGNPNMPVPNAVAALPGMDTMATKMMQKKIDDNGTATIEELIDLSLESGVDLQACQMTIDLMDYNEDDFYDGVTTGVGAATALQHMAESDIQLLV, from the coding sequence ATGAGCACAGACAACCAAACGGCTCCCGTCGACGACGGCAACGTCGAGACCGACGCCGCCGAGTTACAGGCGCTGCGCGAGCGCGTCGACGAACTGGAAGCGTCGATCGCAGCGGTGGACGCTGGCGACGATCGGAAGAAGATGACCATCGTCGCGACGCAAGGGACCTTCGACATGGCGTATCCGCCGTTGATCCTCGCGAGCACCGCGGCCGCCTTCGGCTGGGAGGTCGTGGTCTTCCACACGTTCTGGGGACTCGACATCCTCCACGAGGAGAAGTCGAAGGACCTCAAGCTGAGCGCCGTCGGCAACCCGAACATGCCGGTCCCGAACGCCGTCGCTGCCCTCCCAGGCATGGACACGATGGCCACGAAGATGATGCAAAAGAAGATCGACGACAACGGCACCGCCACCATCGAAGAGCTGATCGACCTCTCGCTCGAGAGCGGCGTCGACCTGCAGGCGTGTCAGATGACGATCGACCTGATGGATTACAACGAGGACGACTTTTACGACGGCGTTACCACGGGCGTCGGCGCGGCCACCGCCTTACAACACATGGCCGAATCCGACATCCAACTGCTCGTCTAA
- a CDS encoding sulfurtransferase TusA family protein — MSSEYQATETLDVKGQSCPMPIVKTKQAIDDLEAGNVLEVVATDSGSMSDIQGWADGTDGVELLEQVEAGDLYTHYVKKTE, encoded by the coding sequence ATGAGTTCTGAATATCAAGCCACGGAAACGCTGGACGTGAAAGGACAGTCCTGCCCGATGCCCATCGTGAAGACCAAGCAAGCGATCGACGACCTCGAGGCCGGGAACGTGCTCGAAGTCGTCGCGACGGACTCGGGCAGTATGAGCGACATTCAGGGGTGGGCCGACGGCACCGACGGCGTCGAACTCCTCGAGCAGGTCGAGGCCGGCGATCTGTACACCCACTACGTGAAGAAAACGGAATAA
- a CDS encoding MBL fold metallo-hydrolase → MGDMDLPMPDVEVELVSPDGLKERIDAGEAVTLLDTRMESEYDEWRLDGETVESINVPYFKFLDDEIDDDILAQIPDDREITVLCAKGGSSEYVAGTLKGRGYDVTHLEDGMNGWARIYERVEVERYDGSGMLYQYQRASSGCLGYLLVDGDEAAVIDPLRAFTDRYLEDATELGVNLKYAIDTHIHADHISGIRELTDVGVEGVIPEAAVDRGVTYADEMTLAKDGDEFPVGDAMIEPIYTPGHTSGMTSYLIDDSLLATGDGLFVESVARPDLEEGDEGAEDAARQLYESLQERVLPLADDTLVGGAHFSDSAESAADGTYTAPIGQLEAEMDVLTMDEGEFVELILSDMPPRPANYEDIISTNLGQQEIDDEEAFELELGPNNCAASQESLAGD, encoded by the coding sequence ATGGGCGACATGGATCTTCCAATGCCGGACGTCGAAGTCGAATTGGTCAGTCCTGACGGGCTGAAAGAGCGGATCGACGCGGGCGAAGCGGTCACGCTCCTCGACACCCGCATGGAGTCAGAGTACGACGAGTGGCGACTCGACGGCGAGACCGTCGAGTCGATCAACGTTCCGTACTTCAAGTTTCTGGACGACGAGATCGACGACGACATTCTTGCGCAGATTCCCGACGACCGCGAAATAACGGTCCTCTGTGCGAAGGGGGGCTCGAGCGAGTACGTTGCTGGGACGCTGAAAGGACGCGGCTACGACGTTACTCACCTCGAGGACGGGATGAACGGATGGGCGCGCATCTACGAGCGCGTCGAAGTCGAGCGTTACGACGGCTCTGGGATGCTCTACCAGTATCAGCGTGCCTCGAGCGGCTGTCTGGGCTACCTCCTCGTCGACGGAGACGAGGCGGCCGTGATCGATCCGCTTCGTGCGTTCACCGATCGATATCTCGAGGATGCCACGGAACTGGGCGTTAACCTGAAATACGCGATCGACACGCACATCCACGCGGATCACATCTCGGGCATCCGCGAACTCACAGACGTGGGCGTCGAAGGCGTCATCCCCGAGGCGGCGGTCGACCGTGGCGTCACCTACGCCGACGAGATGACGTTGGCTAAAGACGGCGACGAGTTCCCGGTCGGCGACGCGATGATTGAGCCGATCTACACGCCCGGTCACACCTCCGGGATGACCTCCTATTTGATCGACGACTCGCTGCTCGCGACCGGCGACGGCCTGTTCGTCGAGAGCGTTGCCCGTCCCGACTTGGAGGAGGGTGACGAGGGCGCGGAAGACGCTGCCCGTCAGCTCTACGAGTCGCTGCAAGAGCGCGTGCTACCCCTGGCCGACGACACCCTCGTCGGCGGCGCGCACTTCAGCGATTCCGCCGAGTCCGCCGCCGACGGCACCTACACGGCACCGATCGGCCAGCTCGAGGCCGAGATGGACGTCCTGACGATGGACGAAGGCGAGTTCGTCGAGCTGATCCTCTCGGACATGCCGCCCAGGCCGGCCAACTACGAGGACATCATCTCCACTAATCTCGGACAGCAGGAGATCGACGACGAGGAGGCGTTCGAGCTCGAGCTCGGTCCGAACAACTGCGCGGCCAGCCAGGAATCGCTGGCGGGTGACTGA
- a CDS encoding YeeE/YedE family protein: protein MLAELATPGQVVPAEPFPNGISRYAIGGLLVGLGAVVIYLGTGIAAGASTFLESTLSYVSGQSRFKRYRASRDWRIVFTLGIVLGAGVYAVLWQGGTWTTDVQPWRLLIGGVLVGIGTRVGKGCTSGHGVCGVGSASKTSIVGVITFLSVAIVTAQIVQAMGVSP from the coding sequence ATGCTCGCCGAACTTGCCACCCCAGGTCAGGTAGTGCCCGCCGAGCCGTTTCCCAATGGGATCTCCCGATACGCTATCGGCGGACTGCTGGTCGGCCTCGGCGCAGTGGTCATCTACCTGGGGACGGGAATCGCCGCGGGCGCGAGCACGTTCCTCGAGTCGACGCTGTCGTACGTCTCGGGCCAGTCGCGGTTCAAGCGGTACCGCGCCTCTCGAGATTGGCGCATCGTCTTCACGCTGGGGATCGTCCTCGGAGCGGGGGTATACGCCGTCCTCTGGCAGGGCGGGACGTGGACGACCGACGTCCAGCCCTGGCGGCTGCTGATCGGCGGCGTCCTCGTCGGAATCGGGACGCGCGTCGGGAAGGGCTGTACGTCGGGTCACGGCGTCTGCGGCGTCGGTTCGGCCTCGAAGACGTCGATCGTCGGCGTGATCACGTTCCTGTCGGTCGCGATCGTGACCGCTCAGATCGTTCAGGCGATGGGGGTGAGTCCGTAA
- a CDS encoding DUF6691 family protein, with translation MSSSRHPLFMPLILLGGLIFGFGLAYSHMARPEVVLDFLQFDDFGLLFVMFGAAIVTGIGFAVMPRILDSAPLTGDVYERRLKSFDRNVLIGGGIFGVGWGVSGICPGAAYASLGIGNVTILWALVGMFAGAYLQGVWRSKHTAADFGPASAD, from the coding sequence GTGAGCAGCAGTCGCCATCCGCTGTTCATGCCGCTGATCCTCCTCGGCGGTTTGATCTTCGGCTTCGGTCTCGCCTACAGTCACATGGCCCGGCCGGAGGTCGTGCTGGACTTCCTCCAATTCGACGACTTCGGCCTGCTGTTCGTCATGTTCGGTGCCGCGATCGTCACCGGGATCGGGTTCGCCGTGATGCCCCGAATACTCGATAGCGCACCGCTGACGGGCGATGTGTACGAACGCCGGCTGAAGTCGTTCGACCGAAACGTCCTGATCGGCGGCGGGATCTTCGGCGTCGGCTGGGGGGTGTCAGGGATCTGTCCCGGCGCGGCCTACGCCAGCCTCGGGATCGGGAACGTCACCATCCTGTGGGCGCTCGTCGGCATGTTCGCCGGCGCCTACCTGCAGGGAGTCTGGCGCAGCAAGCACACCGCGGCCGACTTCGGTCCGGCGAGCGCCGACTAA
- a CDS encoding inorganic phosphate transporter — translation MEPTTILLFAAAAVASLFMAWVIGGGSSGATPFAPAVGANAIPTMRAAFLVGILGFAGAVTQGGSVSEAVGSGLVEGITLPVVGVIVVLLIGAGLMAIGISTGYPIATAFTVTGSVIGVGFALGGDPAWGKYAEILAVWVLTPFVGGGIAYGLASVLPRSDVPEDISVPILAGIVGIVVANLEFAFLASVGGTLAAGGATAIPFDGGAATAAISLGFGAVAAAVVRWDVGRDEAGGLRRFLLSLGALVAFSAGASQVGLAVGPLFPLLEEVPSISPLAVLLGGGVGILVGSWTSAPRMIKSISQEYASLGPRRSISTLVPSFLIAQTAVLLGVPVSFNEIIVSAIVGSGFAVAGGDGVSPRKLGFTVAAWAGSFGLAFGLGYGSMLLLNL, via the coding sequence ATGGAACCCACAACGATACTCCTGTTCGCAGCGGCCGCGGTCGCGAGCCTGTTCATGGCGTGGGTCATCGGCGGCGGCTCGAGCGGCGCGACCCCGTTCGCACCGGCCGTCGGCGCGAACGCGATTCCGACGATGCGCGCGGCGTTTCTCGTCGGCATCCTCGGTTTCGCTGGCGCGGTGACACAAGGTGGAAGCGTCTCCGAAGCCGTCGGCAGCGGCCTCGTCGAGGGAATCACCCTCCCAGTCGTGGGCGTCATCGTCGTCTTACTGATCGGCGCCGGACTGATGGCGATCGGCATCTCCACCGGGTATCCGATCGCGACCGCGTTCACCGTCACCGGATCCGTCATCGGCGTCGGCTTCGCGCTCGGCGGCGACCCGGCGTGGGGAAAGTACGCCGAAATCCTCGCGGTGTGGGTGCTCACGCCGTTCGTCGGCGGTGGCATCGCATACGGGCTCGCCAGCGTCCTTCCGCGATCCGACGTTCCCGAAGACATCAGTGTCCCGATCCTCGCCGGTATCGTCGGTATCGTCGTCGCGAATCTCGAGTTTGCGTTCCTCGCGTCGGTCGGCGGGACGCTCGCCGCCGGCGGCGCCACCGCGATTCCGTTCGACGGTGGCGCTGCCACAGCCGCTATCTCGCTGGGTTTCGGAGCCGTCGCTGCGGCCGTCGTGCGCTGGGATGTCGGTCGCGACGAGGCCGGCGGTCTGCGCCGGTTCCTGCTCTCGCTCGGCGCGCTCGTGGCGTTCTCGGCGGGCGCGAGTCAGGTCGGACTCGCCGTCGGGCCGCTGTTCCCGCTGCTCGAGGAAGTGCCCTCGATATCGCCGCTGGCGGTGTTGCTCGGCGGCGGGGTCGGAATCCTTGTCGGCTCCTGGACGAGTGCACCCCGAATGATCAAGTCGATCTCGCAGGAGTACGCGTCACTGGGGCCTCGTCGATCGATATCGACGCTCGTCCCCTCGTTTCTCATCGCACAGACCGCGGTCCTGCTCGGAGTACCGGTCTCGTTCAACGAGATCATCGTGAGCGCCATCGTCGGTAGCGGGTTCGCGGTCGCCGGTGGGGACGGCGTCAGTCCCCGAAAACTGGGATTCACCGTCGCCGCCTGGGCCGGGTCGTTCGGGCTCGCGTTCGGACTCGGTTACGGATCGATGCTTCTTCTGAACCTCTGA